The genome window CGATTGGACTTTATACCCCAGGGGGGTACGTTACGGTCTTATTTATACCCGCAGGGGGTATCCCTGTCAAGCACCATCGGGAAAGACAATGGACCAAGCTGGAATCGCCATCCGGCTCGCGATCGGCAGCGTGGGTGCCGTTGGCACCCACGCACAAAAGTGTCGAGCGTGGATTGCCAGCACGCACACCACTGACCTCAGGAAGAAGGCAAAACGACTTGGGCTTGGCAGCCGCGTTCGTCTATGGAGTGATCAGGCTCCAGTCGGATCCGGTTCATGCCGATTACACAGCGCAATGCTGGATACGGGAGATCCTGAGCACGCATATCGGCAGTGGACGGTGCTTGTTACCCGTTCCGTTCGGATGTCGTTTTCCGCGGCGGCAGGCGCAACAGTATCTCCAACGGGCCGGTCTGGAACCGTCGAGTCCAGAGCCAGGAGAAGACGACCGCTGCGGTGCACAGGACCGCCGTGACCAGGATCCCTTCGGCCAGGGAGCCCGGGCCTGGGCGGACGATGACGGCCAGGGCCAGTAGGTGTCCCACGTAGACGGTCAGGGACAGCCGGCCGGTGGCCGCCAACACGGACAGGTGCCGGGACGCGAACCTTTCCCCCATCAGGCACAGGCCCAGCACGAACAGCGCGGCACCGGAACTGGAGACCAGCCACAACGGCATCTGGGAATGGGCGGTTGCCGAGACGAGCCGATCTAGCCCCACGATCCGGCCCGGCGCGCCCAGGACCAGGATGAGGAGCTGCGAGAGCAGGTACGCGCCCACGGCTGCCACTGCACCCCACAACACCAGCCGTCGGTGCAGGGCCGGGTTCCTCAGGTCGATGCGTCCGAGCAGCATCCCTATCAGGAAGGGGGCCGCCCACACCACCAGCGGGTAAGACCCCGTGAAGAGGATGCCGCCCAGGATCTCAGCGGGTGGGTCCAGCAGGGTCGGCTCCGTGACCTGGAACGCGTCAGATTCCCTCCGCGCTGCCAGCCAGACCAGCGGGCCGAGGACCAGGGATGCGCCGGACAGGGCGGCCAGCAACCAGCCGGGTGCCTTCAGCAATGGCAGACAGGCGATAAAAAGGAGCCCATACAGGGGCAGGATCACACTCGCCTCATGGCCAGCCAACTGCAGGGCCAAGCCGCCGACCAGCAGCAGCGCCGCCCGCCACAGGAGGGTACGCCACGGCATGGACGCACCGCTGGGAGCGCGCACGGACCGGGTCATGATGGATGTCCCGACCCCGGCCAAGAGCATGAACAGCAGGGAGGCCCGCCCCAGGGGGAGGTCGTACAGCGTGCCCAGGATGCCGTCGGCGCCCCGGGGGCCCACGTTGACGGCGATCATCCCGATGATTGCCATCGACCGGGCGACGTCCAGACCGACCAGTCGTCCACCTTGCCCTCTGCCGTCGGACTGTCCGTCGCTGGCGCGTCCCACGCTGGATCCGTGGGCGTCACGCCCCGGTTGACCGGTTCCGCCGTCGGACGGACGCGGGGTCCGCCGTTCACCGTCGGGCTGGTCGAAGGAAAAGGGGACAGTGCCCATGGCTGTCATTCTGCTCCCGTCCGGGAGTCGGCGATGGCCACGTCTGCTTCCCGGCGGTTGTCCCTGGCACCGGTAATCTGACCGGTCTCGTAGTTGATCTCCAGGGCCTGCACGGAACCGAAGATCGCTTGGTCACGCTCGGTGCGCTGCAGTTCCCAGTCCCGTGCCGCGATCAGTTCGGCTAGCTCGGGGGAGGGCTCCTCCTCTACGGCCAGCACGCCGTCCTGCAGGTGGAATCGGGGTGCGTCCACGGCCTCCTGCAGCGTGGCGTCCCGCAGGCCCCACGCCACCAGCACGCCGGTGAGGATGTTCGGGATCTGGTGCCCGCCCGGGCTACCCAGCCCGAGCACCGGCCGGCCCTGATCGTCGAGCACCATGCTCGGGGCCGACCAGCTCACGGACTTGCGCCCCGGCTCCGGCTGGTTGGCCTCCGACTCCTCCGTGGCGAACCGGGAGAGTTGATTGTTGAGGAAGAACCCTCCCACGTACTCCGACTCGCTGCCGCCCCAGAAGCTCGTGAGCGTGTTGGTCATCGACACCGTGAAACCGTCCTGGTCCACCACAGTCAGGTGCGTCGTGTTCCCAGCCGTCACGGGCTGACCGGTGGCCTGCACCAATGCGTCCCCGGCACCGGGCACGGCGCCCTCGCGGGCGTCCGGCCCCGTGGAGGCGCTGGCGTCGGCTCCGCCGGCCAGCAGATTCACCTGCTCGGCGATCCGGGCGTTGGCTTCGGGATCCGTGATCCGATCGACGGGAACGTCCACGAAATCCGGGTCGCCGATCAGGTGCTTCACCGAACCCTCGGCCGCGATCCATGCCTCGGACAGCCGGTCTACGTATCCGGGGCTGCCGGGCTCGTGGCCGTCGATGCCCAAGGCCTCGGCGAGCTGCAACTGCTGGACCAGGGCCGCACCGGGCAGCGGAGGGGCAGCCGAGAGGACCTCGTAGTCTCCGACGACACCGCCGACCGGCACGACCTGCTCCGGCTCATAGGCGGCCAGGGAATCGGCGTCCAGACCGTCAACCCTGGTCAACTCCGCAGCCAGGCCGCCGGTATAGAAGGACTCCGGTCCCTCCTGGGCCAAGGAGGCCATGGTCTGAGCCAGATCCCGCTGAACCAGCCGGTCGCCGGCGGCCAGCGGATCGCCAGAAGCGTCATGATAATGGTTGAGCCCCTCAATGGAGGCGGGGCCGAAGTCGGAACGCAACCGAAGAGACAAGAACTCCGAGACGGGGAAGCCATCGCCCGCCAAACCGATGGCCGGCTCCAGCACCTGGTCCCAGTCCAGGTCGCCGTGCTCGGCATGCAGCTCGGCGAGTCCCGCAACGAAACCGGGAATGCCCGTGCCGGAGTCCGGGATCCTGCCGTCCTGGGCCACCACTTCGCGGTAGTCGAAGCTGACCGGTTCGCGACCTGGGCCGGCCAGGATCGCCGATCCCCCGCCACCGATCCCGGAGGCATAGGGCTCCACCACGGCCACGGCGAAGGCCGTGGCCACAGCGGCGTCGGCTGCATTGCCACCCTGGGCCAGGATGTCCATCCCGGCCTCGACGGCCTCCGGATGGGCCGCAGCCACGGCGTGCTGCTGGAGTTGCTGTCCCGGCTCGGGTTCCATCGTCGGGCTGGTGGCAGCCGATGATGGGGCAGCGGGCGCGCGAGAGGCGGAAGCGCCGGAGCCGGCGCCGTCTGCTTCCCCAGGGAGGTTCGGCACGGGGGAAGGCGCGCTGCACGATGTCAGTAGCAGTGCTGCGACCAGGGCAGAGGCGGTCCGGAAGGCGATGCTTGTCATGAGGTCCTTCACGACGGCGGGGACTGGGAATATAACGTTTGAGTCACGAATGATTCTTGTCCACGTGCGATCCCAGATCAGTTCGCCGCGCCGGCGGAGGCACCGCCGACGCGGGAGAACCGACACGCAGCCGACCAGCTCCCTAAACGGTCTGCGACCGACGCGGGAGCATGTGTTGCACAAGCGGACTCTTCTCGTTCAGCACCCGTGTGGACCGCGGCCGGGACGACCTTCACCAAGGGTCCCGCCTAACCGCTACGTCTAATCTGAGCCCACCAACTGGAAGAGATGCAGTCAAGCACCGATCGGCCCTGCAGGCCTTCACCTTGCGAGCAGGCTGATCCCGTGCCGTTCAGTAGCGGGCAGCGGTGCCCATCATATTCCAGGGGCTGTAGTCGACATCCGTCACGGCCACCCCCATCTGCGGGTTGCGAGCGTGGGCGATTTTGCCGTCGCCGATGTACATGGCCACGTGGTAGATCCCGGAGGCCGAGCCGTTGTTAGACCAGAAGACCAGGTCACCGACCTGGAGGTTGTCCAGGGAGACGTATTGGCTAGCGGCCGCATACTGGGCCTTGGAGTTCCGAGGCAGCTCAATGCCGGCCTGCGCGAACGCGTTCTGAGTGAAGCCGGAGCAGTCGTAGCCGGTCGGGCCATTACCACCCCAGACGTAACCGACGCCCGGATCGGCAGCCTTGGCCGTAGCCCACTGCACGGCCGCCCCCCAACCAGTGCTACTGGAGGAAGCAGTGGAGTAAGAGGCCCGCTGGATGTCCTGGGCCGGCTCACTGCTGGTCCCGGACGAGTGCGTGTGAACCCTGGAAGAGCGGGACGTCTCGGCTGCGGTACCGCCCTCCCACGTCCAGGAATTAGCAGTGGAGCCGCTGGGCGCGGAGTAGGCGCCCTCGTTGGCTGCGGCCGGCCCCATGCCGGCCACCGTGGCTCCCACCACGGTGGTCAGGCCAACCGCACCCATGGTGAGGGAACGGCGGTACTGGGAACGGCGGGCCTGGGCCTCAGCCTCGATGCGGGCACGGCGGGTGGGGTAGGACATGGGTTACCTCGGTAGACATTGGCGTACATGTTCTGGACTTCTCCCACGGCCTCGCAACTCGGCGTCGAGCAAGCTATCACTTAGCCGAAATGGTCCGTGACCAGAACGTTATGCAACAATACGGATCCGTTATCAGGTCGCAACTTGCCGGAGTGCCAAGTTCCGAGCCGATGCAGGGTTGAGCCGGGACCGGAAAGGCCGTCATCTCGGGCCTAGCCGCCCGCTCGAACGGCCCGAGCGGAGCCCGTGACCGGCTGGGATCTTCACGGAATCTTCAAAGTTGAGCCCTTTATCCGGGCCGGGCGGGGGTCTACGGTCGGTTGCATGGCGGGCCGGTTCCGGCCGGTTCGTCTTCCGAACCGCACCGATGAAGGAGTAAGCCATGACCCATCACGTGAGCTCGATGCTGGATACCTACCCGAAGGACCTGGGCGACATCGACCGGCAGAAGTTGGCCGAGTGCATCGAGGCCTGTTTCGAGTGC of Citricoccus sp. K5 contains these proteins:
- a CDS encoding DUF418 domain-containing protein encodes the protein MGTVPFSFDQPDGERRTPRPSDGGTGQPGRDAHGSSVGRASDGQSDGRGQGGRLVGLDVARSMAIIGMIAVNVGPRGADGILGTLYDLPLGRASLLFMLLAGVGTSIMTRSVRAPSGASMPWRTLLWRAALLLVGGLALQLAGHEASVILPLYGLLFIACLPLLKAPGWLLAALSGASLVLGPLVWLAARRESDAFQVTEPTLLDPPAEILGGILFTGSYPLVVWAAPFLIGMLLGRIDLRNPALHRRLVLWGAVAAVGAYLLSQLLILVLGAPGRIVGLDRLVSATAHSQMPLWLVSSSGAALFVLGLCLMGERFASRHLSVLAATGRLSLTVYVGHLLALAVIVRPGPGSLAEGILVTAVLCTAAVVFSWLWTRRFQTGPLEILLRLPPRKTTSERNG
- a CDS encoding gamma-glutamyltransferase, encoding MEPEPGQQLQQHAVAAAHPEAVEAGMDILAQGGNAADAAVATAFAVAVVEPYASGIGGGGSAILAGPGREPVSFDYREVVAQDGRIPDSGTGIPGFVAGLAELHAEHGDLDWDQVLEPAIGLAGDGFPVSEFLSLRLRSDFGPASIEGLNHYHDASGDPLAAGDRLVQRDLAQTMASLAQEGPESFYTGGLAAELTRVDGLDADSLAAYEPEQVVPVGGVVGDYEVLSAAPPLPGAALVQQLQLAEALGIDGHEPGSPGYVDRLSEAWIAAEGSVKHLIGDPDFVDVPVDRITDPEANARIAEQVNLLAGGADASASTGPDAREGAVPGAGDALVQATGQPVTAGNTTHLTVVDQDGFTVSMTNTLTSFWGGSESEYVGGFFLNNQLSRFATEESEANQPEPGRKSVSWSAPSMVLDDQGRPVLGLGSPGGHQIPNILTGVLVAWGLRDATLQEAVDAPRFHLQDGVLAVEEEPSPELAELIAARDWELQRTERDQAIFGSVQALEINYETGQITGARDNRREADVAIADSRTGAE
- a CDS encoding C40 family peptidase, which encodes MSYPTRRARIEAEAQARRSQYRRSLTMGAVGLTTVVGATVAGMGPAAANEGAYSAPSGSTANSWTWEGGTAAETSRSSRVHTHSSGTSSEPAQDIQRASYSTASSSSTGWGAAVQWATAKAADPGVGYVWGGNGPTGYDCSGFTQNAFAQAGIELPRNSKAQYAAASQYVSLDNLQVGDLVFWSNNGSASGIYHVAMYIGDGKIAHARNPQMGVAVTDVDYSPWNMMGTAARY